Sequence from the Mycosarcoma maydis chromosome 4, whole genome shotgun sequence genome:
TCAAACAATACTTGTTTGCGTCGTACAACAGTCCAttctctctttctcccAAAACATCCAGTAACCCACCGTCGCCACCAATTCCAAAATGACTTCGCCAGGAAACCACCACGATGATTTGCTCACCAACAACCCTCACTACACGCTCTTGGGCTCCGACCTGAAGCTCTTCTCGGATGCCGGTTTCGACATGGACAAGATTCACCTGAAGCGCAATGCTTCCGTCGCGCAGCTCTACGAAGACGCCATCAAGAAAGAGGGCGCCGTTATCTCGTCGGCCGGTGCCTTGATCAACTACTCTGGCAAGAAGACCGGTCGTTCGCCCAAGGACAAGCGTATCGTTTTCGAGGAGACCTCCAAGGACCACGTGTGGTGGGGTCCCGTCAACATCAAGATGGATGAGCACACGTTTGAGATCAACCGTGAGCGTGCCATCGACTACCTCAACACCCGTGACGACATTTACGTCTTTGACGGCTTTGCAGGCTGGGACCCCAAGTACCGCATCAAGGTGCGAATCATCTGCAGCCGTGCCTACCACGCGCTTTTCATGAACAACATGCTTATTCGCCCTACCgccgaagagctcgagcactTTGGTGAGCCCGACTTTATCATCTACAACGCCGGTCAGTTCCCTGCCAACCGTTTCACCGCCGGTATGACTTCATCCACATCGGTCGAGGTCAACTTTAAGCGTCACGAGATGGTTATCCTCGGTACCGAGTACGCGGGTGAGATGAAGAAGGGCATCTTCTCGGTCATGCACTACCTCATGCCCGTCAAGTTTAACCAGCTCTCGCTGCACTCTTCGGCCAACGAGGGCCCTGACGGTGACGTATCGCTCTTCTTTGGTCTCTCGGGTACCGGCAAGACCACGCTCTCGGCCGACCCCAAGCGTGCGCTCatcggcgacgacgagcacgtGTGGTCGGACGAGGGTGTGTTCAACATTGAGGGTGGTTGCTACGCCAAGTGCATCGGTCTctctgctgccaaggaGCCCGAGATCTACAACGCGATTCGCTTTGGTGCCGTGCTGGAAAACGTCGTGTACGACAAAAACACGCGTGAAGTCGACTACGACGATGTGGTGATTACGGAAAACACGCGATGCTCGTACCCGATCGAGTTTATCCCCAACGCCAAGATCCCCTGCATGTCCAACTCGCCACCCAAGAACATCATCTTCTTGACTTGCGACGCTTACGGTGTCTTGCCGCCCGTCTCGAAGCTGGATGCCAACCAGGCTCAGTACCACTTTATCTCGGGTTACACCTCCAAGACGCCCGGTACCGAGGATGGTATCCAGGAGCCGTCGCCCACCTTCTCGACGTGCTACGGTCAGCCATTCATTGTGCTTCACCCTCGCGTTTACGCCAAGATGCTTGCCGAGCGCATGGAGAAGCACAAGGCCGACGTCTGGCTCGTCAACACCGGTTGGGCGGGTGGCAAGTTTGGTGTCGGTCAGCGATGCCCTCTCAAGTACACGCGCAAGatcatcgactcgatccacGACGGCTCATTGGCCAAGTCCAAGTTCCAGAACT
This genomic interval carries:
- a CDS encoding putative phosphoenolpyruvate carboxykinase — its product is MTSPGNHHDDLLTNNPHYTLLGSDLKLFSDAGFDMDKIHLKRNASVAQLYEDAIKKEGAVISSAGALINYSGKKTGRSPKDKRIVFEETSKDHVWWGPVNIKMDEHTFEINRERAIDYLNTRDDIYVFDGFAGWDPKYRIKVRIICSRAYHALFMNNMLIRPTAEELEHFGEPDFIIYNAGQFPANRFTAGMTSSTSVEVNFKRHEMVILGTEYAGEMKKGIFSVMHYLMPVKFNQLSLHSSANEGPDGDVSLFFGLSGTGKTTLSADPKRALIGDDEHVWSDEGVFNIEGGCYAKCIGLSAAKEPEIYNAIRFGAVLENVVYDKNTREVDYDDVVITENTRCSYPIEFIPNAKIPCMSNSPPKNIIFLTCDAYGVLPPVSKLDANQAQYHFISGYTSKTPGTEDGIQEPSPTFSTCYGQPFIVLHPRVYAKMLAERMEKHKADVWLVNTGWAGGKFGVGQRCPLKYTRKIIDSIHDGSLAKSKFQNFGVFNLQIPEAIEGVPETLLNPATSWPDKGAFKAELNKLAEMFSTNFEKYVNDVSAEVAAAGPKL